From the genome of Chroicocephalus ridibundus chromosome 1, bChrRid1.1, whole genome shotgun sequence, one region includes:
- the LOC134525347 gene encoding killer cell lectin-like receptor subfamily B member 1B allele A: protein MSENRIYADLNMTEPTRPRLQKVTDVQGKSCSPRTRVAVFVAVIILLLVLAVCRILMCCPTASSPADSKAFSNNSKAALGCPRNWEKHGEKCYFFSQIQEIKDWNASRKECTDMNSDLVVIDTKDELVYLMFQSENYYYFLGLTYSESEKKWKWINNMEHSTDMFNIEGDFTDYFCTVIGHEKVETASCDGSSTTQNMCEKAANLLEEQKEN from the exons ATGTCAGAAAATCGCATTTATGCTGACTTGAACATGACCGAACCAACCAGGCCCAGGCTGCAGAAGGTCACTGATGTCCAAG GTAAAAGCTGTTCCCCCAGAACACGTGTTGCTGTATTTGTTGCTGTGATAATTCTCCTACTCGTCTTAGCAGTGTGTCGGATACTCATGT GCTGTCCAACTGCAAGCAGCCCAGCTGACTCAAAAGCGTTCTCCAACAACTCTAAAGCAGCACTAG GCTGCCCCCGAAACTGggaaaaacatggggaaaaatgcTACTTCTTCTCTcaaattcaggaaataaaagaCTGGAATGCCTCCCGTAAAGAATGTACTGACATGAATTCAGACCTGGTGGTCATTGACACCAAGGATGAACTG GTTTATCTTATGTTTCAATCAGAAAATTATTACTACTTTCTTGGTCTCACATACTCTGAGAGCGAGAAGAAGTGGAAGTGGATTAACAACATGGAACATAGCACAGACAT gTTTAATATAGAAGGAGACTTTACTGACTATTTCTGTACTGTCATTGGACATGAAAAAGTAGAAACTGCATCTTGTGATGGATCCTCAACAACACAAAATATGTGTGAGAAAGCTGCAAATCTTTTAGAAGAGCAGAAGGAGAACTGA
- the LOC134525357 gene encoding killer cell lectin-like receptor subfamily B member 1B allele B isoform X4 yields the protein MSENLIYADLNLTESTRPRLQKVTDVQGKSCSSRTRVAVFVAVIILLLVLAVCLILMYRPTASSPADSKAFSNNSEDARGCPQNWEKHGEKCYFFFQTQEIKDWNTSRKECTDMNSDLVVIDTKDELDYLLLRSKANYYLLGLTYSESEKKWKWINNMEHSTDMFNIEGDFTDYFCTVIGHEKVETAPCGGSSTTQNMCEKAANLLEEQKEN from the exons ATGTCAGAAAATCTCATTTATGCTGACTTGAACTTGACTGAATCAACCAGGCCCAGGCTGCAGAAGGTCACTGATGTCCAAG GTAAAAGCTGTTCCTCCAGAACACGTGTCGCTGTATTTGTTGCTGTGATAATTCTCCTACTCGTCTTGGCAGTGTGTCTGATACTCATGT ACCGTCCAACGGCAAGCAGCCCAGCTGACTCAAAAGCGTTCTCCAACAACTCTGAAGATGCACGAG gctgcccccaaaactgggaaaaacatggggaaaaatgcTACTTCTTCTTTCAAACGCAGGAAATCAAAGACTGGAATACCTCCCGTAAAGAATGTACTGACATGAATTCAGACCTGGTGGTCATTGACACCAAGGATGAACTG GATTACCTTTTGTTACGATCAAAAGCTAATTACTACTTACTTGGTCTCACATACTCTGAGAGCGAGAAGAAGTGGAAGTGGATTAACAACATGGAACATAGCACAGACAT gTTTAATATAGAAGGAGACTTTACTGACTATTTCTGTACTGTCATTGGACATGAAAAAGTAGAAACTGCACCTTGTGGTGGATCCTCAACAACACAAAATATGTGTGAGAAAGCTGCAAATCTTTTAGAAGAGCAGAAGGAGAACTGA
- the LOC134525357 gene encoding C-type lectin domain family 5 member A-like isoform X3, whose translation MSENLIYADLNLTESTRPRLQKVTDVQGKSCSSRTRVAVFVAVIILLLVLAVCLILMYRPTASSPADSKAFSNNSEDARETGTHPQWSGENDKQKRTRCPQNWEKHGEKCYFFFQTQEIKDWNTSRKECTDMNSDLVVIDTKDELDYLLLRSKANYYLLGLTYSESEKKWKWINNMEHSTDMFNIEGDFTDYFCTVIGHEKVETAPCGGSSTTQNMCEKAANLLEEQKEN comes from the exons ATGTCAGAAAATCTCATTTATGCTGACTTGAACTTGACTGAATCAACCAGGCCCAGGCTGCAGAAGGTCACTGATGTCCAAG GTAAAAGCTGTTCCTCCAGAACACGTGTCGCTGTATTTGTTGCTGTGATAATTCTCCTACTCGTCTTGGCAGTGTGTCTGATACTCATGT ACCGTCCAACGGCAAGCAGCCCAGCTGACTCAAAAGCGTTCTCCAACAACTCTGAAGATGCACGAG AGACTGGCACGCATCCCCAGTGGTCGGGTGAAAATGACAAGCAGAAACGCACAC gctgcccccaaaactgggaaaaacatggggaaaaatgcTACTTCTTCTTTCAAACGCAGGAAATCAAAGACTGGAATACCTCCCGTAAAGAATGTACTGACATGAATTCAGACCTGGTGGTCATTGACACCAAGGATGAACTG GATTACCTTTTGTTACGATCAAAAGCTAATTACTACTTACTTGGTCTCACATACTCTGAGAGCGAGAAGAAGTGGAAGTGGATTAACAACATGGAACATAGCACAGACAT gTTTAATATAGAAGGAGACTTTACTGACTATTTCTGTACTGTCATTGGACATGAAAAAGTAGAAACTGCACCTTGTGGTGGATCCTCAACAACACAAAATATGTGTGAGAAAGCTGCAAATCTTTTAGAAGAGCAGAAGGAGAACTGA
- the LOC134525357 gene encoding C-type lectin domain family 5 member A-like isoform X2 has product MSENLIYADLNLTESTRPRLQKVTDVQGSTYAEVKVQSLDTKVPASYTSSGKSCSSRTRVAVFVAVIILLLVLAVCLILMYRPTASSPADSKAFSNNSEDARGCPQNWEKHGEKCYFFFQTQEIKDWNTSRKECTDMNSDLVVIDTKDELDYLLLRSKANYYLLGLTYSESEKKWKWINNMEHSTDMFNIEGDFTDYFCTVIGHEKVETAPCGGSSTTQNMCEKAANLLEEQKEN; this is encoded by the exons ATGTCAGAAAATCTCATTTATGCTGACTTGAACTTGACTGAATCAACCAGGCCCAGGCTGCAGAAGGTCACTGATGTCCAAG GTTCTACATATGCAGAAGTGAAAGTGCAATCCCTAGATACAAAAGTTCCTGCTAGCTACACATCGTCTG GTAAAAGCTGTTCCTCCAGAACACGTGTCGCTGTATTTGTTGCTGTGATAATTCTCCTACTCGTCTTGGCAGTGTGTCTGATACTCATGT ACCGTCCAACGGCAAGCAGCCCAGCTGACTCAAAAGCGTTCTCCAACAACTCTGAAGATGCACGAG gctgcccccaaaactgggaaaaacatggggaaaaatgcTACTTCTTCTTTCAAACGCAGGAAATCAAAGACTGGAATACCTCCCGTAAAGAATGTACTGACATGAATTCAGACCTGGTGGTCATTGACACCAAGGATGAACTG GATTACCTTTTGTTACGATCAAAAGCTAATTACTACTTACTTGGTCTCACATACTCTGAGAGCGAGAAGAAGTGGAAGTGGATTAACAACATGGAACATAGCACAGACAT gTTTAATATAGAAGGAGACTTTACTGACTATTTCTGTACTGTCATTGGACATGAAAAAGTAGAAACTGCACCTTGTGGTGGATCCTCAACAACACAAAATATGTGTGAGAAAGCTGCAAATCTTTTAGAAGAGCAGAAGGAGAACTGA
- the LOC134525357 gene encoding C-type lectin domain family 5 member A-like isoform X1, translated as MSENLIYADLNLTESTRPRLQKVTDVQGSTYAEVKVQSLDTKVPASYTSSGKSCSSRTRVAVFVAVIILLLVLAVCLILMYRPTASSPADSKAFSNNSEDARETGTHPQWSGENDKQKRTRCPQNWEKHGEKCYFFFQTQEIKDWNTSRKECTDMNSDLVVIDTKDELDYLLLRSKANYYLLGLTYSESEKKWKWINNMEHSTDMFNIEGDFTDYFCTVIGHEKVETAPCGGSSTTQNMCEKAANLLEEQKEN; from the exons ATGTCAGAAAATCTCATTTATGCTGACTTGAACTTGACTGAATCAACCAGGCCCAGGCTGCAGAAGGTCACTGATGTCCAAG GTTCTACATATGCAGAAGTGAAAGTGCAATCCCTAGATACAAAAGTTCCTGCTAGCTACACATCGTCTG GTAAAAGCTGTTCCTCCAGAACACGTGTCGCTGTATTTGTTGCTGTGATAATTCTCCTACTCGTCTTGGCAGTGTGTCTGATACTCATGT ACCGTCCAACGGCAAGCAGCCCAGCTGACTCAAAAGCGTTCTCCAACAACTCTGAAGATGCACGAG AGACTGGCACGCATCCCCAGTGGTCGGGTGAAAATGACAAGCAGAAACGCACAC gctgcccccaaaactgggaaaaacatggggaaaaatgcTACTTCTTCTTTCAAACGCAGGAAATCAAAGACTGGAATACCTCCCGTAAAGAATGTACTGACATGAATTCAGACCTGGTGGTCATTGACACCAAGGATGAACTG GATTACCTTTTGTTACGATCAAAAGCTAATTACTACTTACTTGGTCTCACATACTCTGAGAGCGAGAAGAAGTGGAAGTGGATTAACAACATGGAACATAGCACAGACAT gTTTAATATAGAAGGAGACTTTACTGACTATTTCTGTACTGTCATTGGACATGAAAAAGTAGAAACTGCACCTTGTGGTGGATCCTCAACAACACAAAATATGTGTGAGAAAGCTGCAAATCTTTTAGAAGAGCAGAAGGAGAACTGA